Proteins encoded within one genomic window of Alteribacter populi:
- a CDS encoding class I SAM-dependent methyltransferase, translating to MRKFTSSEFDDRVEFFDRMAQTKWLSALHAQLLSALGSWEGKNILDIGCGTGRILAKGAIDNANLTGIDLSKAMVTRSEQLLKDTHPRTKTQFVVADAERLPFQNDHFNVSLAACVLFLMPEPLNVLKEVHRVSTSKGKIGLLNPSKNISLDTVSAYIEKHRLTGDERNTLMQWGRVSEKRHRFSSERIEALLTEAGWCNVSHYSGLEEMALITVATKA from the coding sequence ATGAGAAAATTTACAAGCAGCGAGTTTGATGATAGAGTCGAGTTTTTTGATCGAATGGCACAAACTAAATGGCTTTCAGCTTTACATGCACAGTTGCTGTCTGCACTTGGTTCGTGGGAGGGAAAAAACATTCTCGATATCGGCTGCGGAACGGGGCGTATTTTAGCCAAAGGAGCGATAGATAACGCCAATTTAACTGGCATTGATTTATCAAAAGCGATGGTGACGCGGAGCGAACAACTTTTAAAAGATACACATCCTCGTACCAAAACGCAATTTGTTGTCGCAGATGCAGAACGCTTGCCTTTTCAAAACGATCATTTTAATGTCAGTCTCGCTGCATGCGTATTGTTTCTCATGCCAGAACCGCTAAACGTTCTCAAAGAGGTTCATCGAGTTTCAACAAGTAAAGGTAAGATCGGGCTGCTAAACCCTTCGAAAAATATTTCACTTGATACGGTTTCAGCGTATATTGAAAAGCACCGTTTAACCGGAGATGAGCGGAATACGCTGATGCAGTGGGGGCGTGTATCAGAAAAGCGCCATCGTTTCTCATCAGAGAGGATCGAAGCACTATTAACTGAAGCCGGCTGGTGTAACGTATCACATTATTCGGGACTTGAAGAAATGGCATTAATAACGGTCGCAACAAAAGCATAG
- the pyrE gene encoding orotate phosphoribosyltransferase: MNKQIANHLLSIEAVSLKPEAPFTWSSGLKAPIYCDNRVTMSYPDVRRDLILGFVKLINTHYPEVTAIAGTATAGIPHAAWVAEELGLPMVYVRSKPKEHGKKSLIEGRLKKGDRVVVIEDLISTGGSSIHAAKAVKEAGAHVLGVAAIFTYGLAKGKEAFDACELDYQTITDFKALVTEAVNRGEITANEQNLLLSWQQDPIGWSQQQ; this comes from the coding sequence ATGAATAAACAGATTGCAAATCATTTATTATCGATTGAGGCGGTCTCTTTGAAGCCCGAAGCGCCTTTTACGTGGAGTTCTGGTTTGAAAGCGCCGATTTATTGCGATAACCGCGTCACGATGTCCTACCCTGATGTCCGACGTGATTTGATTTTGGGATTTGTCAAGCTAATTAACACCCATTATCCTGAAGTGACGGCTATTGCTGGAACGGCGACGGCAGGGATTCCTCACGCGGCCTGGGTTGCAGAGGAGCTTGGTCTTCCTATGGTTTATGTCCGCTCAAAACCAAAGGAACATGGAAAAAAGAGTTTGATCGAAGGCCGGTTGAAAAAAGGAGATCGTGTTGTTGTTATCGAAGATTTAATATCAACAGGGGGCTCTTCGATTCATGCAGCCAAAGCGGTTAAAGAAGCTGGTGCTCATGTATTAGGAGTTGCTGCGATTTTTACTTACGGACTAGCGAAAGGGAAGGAAGCTTTTGATGCTTGTGAGCTCGATTACCAAACGATCACCGACTTTAAAGCCCTTGTAACAGAAGCGGTCAATAGAGGAGAAATTACCGCAAATGAGCAAAACCTTCTTTTGTCTTGGCAGCAGGATCCAATCGGCTGGTCACAACAACAATAA
- the pyrF gene encoding orotidine-5'-phosphate decarboxylase, with product MNFLTSFDEPLFVKVGMELFYREGPVLVEELKAEGHQVFLDLKLHDIPTTVERAMTNLAKLEVDLVNVHALGGQKMMSRAREGLEKGTAAGKRRPSCIAVTHLTSTDETMLQREWHIHESLQEHVLHLASLSNESGMDGVVCSALEAKAITERLGKAFLTVTPGIRLASDDKQDQQRVVTPAEARKMNCSAIVVGRGITRADAPKAAYTEYLTEWRGSHE from the coding sequence ATGAACTTTTTAACATCGTTTGATGAACCTCTGTTTGTAAAGGTTGGCATGGAGCTGTTTTACCGTGAAGGACCGGTTCTTGTTGAAGAACTTAAAGCAGAAGGCCATCAGGTTTTTTTAGACTTAAAGCTTCATGATATCCCGACTACAGTAGAACGGGCGATGACGAATCTAGCAAAGCTTGAAGTTGATCTTGTAAACGTCCATGCGTTAGGTGGTCAAAAAATGATGAGTCGAGCAAGAGAAGGTTTAGAAAAGGGCACAGCTGCCGGGAAGCGCCGTCCTTCATGTATCGCTGTTACTCATTTAACGAGTACCGATGAAACGATGCTTCAAAGGGAATGGCATATTCATGAAAGTTTACAAGAGCATGTGTTACATTTAGCTTCACTATCGAATGAGAGTGGAATGGACGGCGTTGTTTGTTCAGCACTGGAAGCAAAAGCGATTACTGAAAGATTAGGAAAGGCGTTCCTGACAGTGACTCCCGGAATCCGTCTTGCTAGTGATGATAAACAAGATCAACAACGTGTCGTAACACCAGCCGAGGCACGGAAAATGAACTGCAGTGCCATCGTCGTTGGACGTGGAATTACACGAGCTGACGCCCCTAAAGCAGCGTACACCGAGTATTTAACAGAATGGAGAGGTAGTCATGAATAA
- a CDS encoding dihydroorotate dehydrogenase, with product MTKCHVSLPGLDMKNPIMPASGCFGFGKEYSEFYDLSTLGAICVKAVTPSVRKGNPTPRVAETDGGMLNAIGLQNPGLDRVMEHELRWLESFDVPVIVNIAGNTVEEYMHVAKTVSKAKSVNAVELNISCPNVKEGGITFGTDPHVAKELTSRVKDVCEVPVYVKLSPNVTDIVSIAKAVEKGGADGLSMINTLLGMRLDLKTGKPIIANETGGLSGAAIKPVAVRMIHGVSQEVSIPIIGMGGVTSADDALELILAGASAVAVGTQNFVDPYACPTIINDLEKKLEEYDVEHITELVGRSWKPSLHLTNR from the coding sequence ATGACAAAGTGCCACGTATCATTACCCGGACTCGATATGAAAAATCCAATCATGCCTGCATCAGGCTGCTTTGGTTTCGGAAAAGAGTACAGTGAATTTTACGATCTATCCACACTGGGTGCTATTTGTGTGAAAGCGGTGACCCCTTCTGTTAGAAAAGGAAACCCAACACCAAGGGTGGCCGAAACAGACGGTGGAATGCTCAACGCGATCGGTTTACAAAACCCGGGGCTTGATCGCGTTATGGAACATGAACTCCGTTGGCTAGAATCATTTGATGTACCGGTGATCGTGAACATTGCAGGAAATACCGTAGAGGAGTATATGCACGTCGCAAAAACGGTTTCAAAGGCAAAAAGTGTGAATGCAGTTGAACTTAACATTTCGTGCCCGAATGTAAAAGAAGGAGGCATCACATTTGGTACAGATCCACATGTCGCAAAAGAACTGACTTCGAGAGTAAAAGACGTATGTGAAGTCCCCGTTTATGTCAAGCTCTCACCGAACGTAACCGATATTGTTAGCATTGCCAAAGCTGTAGAAAAAGGCGGGGCTGACGGGTTGAGTATGATTAATACGCTCCTAGGCATGCGACTAGATTTAAAAACAGGAAAACCGATTATCGCCAATGAAACGGGTGGATTATCAGGTGCAGCGATTAAGCCTGTAGCGGTTAGAATGATTCACGGAGTGAGTCAAGAAGTGTCCATTCCGATTATCGGAATGGGGGGTGTCACTTCAGCGGATGATGCATTGGAATTGATTTTGGCTGGGGCAAGTGCTGTCGCAGTCGGGACGCAAAATTTTGTTGACCCATATGCTTGTCCAACGATTATTAATGATCTCGAAAAGAAACTTGAAGAATATGACGTAGAGCATATTACAGAACTCGTCGGAAGGAGCTGGAAGCCATCCTTACACTTAACAAACCGTTAA
- a CDS encoding dihydroorotate dehydrogenase electron transfer subunit: protein MKKVENMTVLSNELIARKIYKCVLSGQLVNEITEPGQFVHVKVSGGTEPTLRRPISICEIDRAQESLTMIYRVEGKGTKLLSEKRDGETVDVLGPLGNGFPIEGLKPNAHCLLVGGGIGVPPLYELAKQLVSKGHNVTTVIGFRSTDDVFLEKEFAILGDTYVVTEDGTSGEQGFVTDIIKKYQLSCDRYYACGPRMMLRALETMMPENGYLSLEERMGCGIGACLACVCDTQDKVSYRKVCTDGPVFPVGEVVV, encoded by the coding sequence ATGAAAAAAGTTGAGAATATGACAGTTCTCTCCAATGAATTAATCGCCCGCAAGATCTATAAATGTGTTCTATCAGGTCAATTAGTCAACGAGATTACAGAACCAGGACAGTTTGTTCATGTGAAAGTTTCAGGAGGTACTGAGCCAACATTAAGGCGGCCAATCAGTATTTGTGAGATTGACCGCGCTCAGGAGAGCCTCACAATGATTTATCGTGTTGAAGGAAAAGGAACGAAGCTGTTAAGTGAAAAGCGTGATGGCGAGACTGTAGACGTCCTCGGGCCCCTTGGAAACGGGTTTCCGATCGAAGGGCTGAAGCCAAACGCACATTGCTTATTAGTAGGTGGGGGCATTGGTGTGCCCCCTCTCTATGAATTGGCCAAGCAGCTCGTAAGTAAGGGTCACAACGTAACGACGGTAATCGGATTTAGAAGCACAGACGATGTGTTTTTAGAAAAAGAGTTTGCAATATTAGGAGATACGTATGTCGTGACAGAAGACGGTACGAGCGGCGAACAAGGATTTGTCACCGATATCATTAAAAAGTATCAACTTTCCTGTGATCGTTATTATGCATGTGGACCACGAATGATGCTAAGAGCACTTGAAACGATGATGCCTGAAAATGGTTATCTTTCATTAGAAGAGCGGATGGGGTGCGGCATTGGAGCATGTCTTGCCTGTGTTTGTGATACTCAAGATAAAGTGAGTTACCGAAAAGTTTGCACAGATGGGCCGGTTTTTCCGGTAGGGGAGGTTGTTGTATGA
- the carB gene encoding carbamoyl-phosphate synthase large subunit encodes MPKIQGVKKILVIGSGPIVIGQAAEFDYAGTQACQALREDGFEVVLINSNPATIMTDEAVADRVYIEPITLEFVSRIIRQEQPDGLLATLGGQTGLNMAIELDESGILEEYGVKLLGTNLKAIQQAEDRDQFRTLMRKLGEPVPPSDIVNTVEGAVQFADSIGYPVIVRPAYTLGGTGGGIANNEEKLREITAAGLSYSPVNQCLIEKSIAGFKEVEYEVMRDANDQAIVVCNMENIDPVGIHTGDSIVVAPSQTLTDREYQLLRNSSLKIIRALGIEGGCNVQMALDPMSENYYIIEVNPRVSRSSALASKATGYPIAKLSAKIAAGFTLDECENPITKTTFASFEPALDYVVTKIPRWPFDKFDSANRSLGTQMKATGEVMAIGRTLEESLLKAVRSTENGIDHLMVPYREQLSHEWLRTRLENADDERLFLLAEAIRLGYSTDELHKMTRVDVFYLETLRTITDMEQMLERSPFDMETLREAKELGFSDQTIASLWGVEEQEVEQYRKEAHITPVFKMVDTCAAEFASYTPYYYGTYEQENESEVTMKPSVLVLGSGPIRIGQGIEFDYATVHTVQAIQEAGYEAIIINNNPETVSTDFSISDKLYFEPLTVEDVMNVVDLEQPEGVIVQFGGQTAINLADGLVQRGVKVLGTSLEDMDTAEDRDRFEQLMLALDIPQPEGKTATSVNEALTIAKNIGFPVLVRPSYVLGGRAMEIVYHEQDLLKYMDRAVKINEKHPVLIDRYLQGKELEVDAISDGETVVIPGIMEHIERAGVHSGDSIAVYPPQQLSAKLKKKLTDYTMRIAKGLNIVGLLNIQFVLCDNDIYVLEVNPRSSRTVPFLSKITGVNMANLATKAILGEQLAALGFKSGCLPEADQVCVKVPVFSFAKLRSVDITLGPEMKSTGEVMGKDDTLEKALYKGLIASGMKIPTFGSVLFTVADKDKPEMMNLVRRFHRIGYRILATEGTADKIQEEQIPVTVISKIGGESPTLLDTIRDGKTQFVINTLTKGKQPARDGFRIRREAVENGIVCLTSMDTAEALLSVLETISFSTEALGTNRKEAVVQ; translated from the coding sequence ATGCCTAAAATTCAAGGAGTTAAGAAAATATTAGTGATCGGTTCAGGACCGATCGTCATTGGTCAAGCAGCAGAGTTTGATTACGCAGGAACCCAAGCGTGTCAGGCACTTAGAGAAGATGGGTTTGAAGTGGTGTTAATTAACTCCAACCCAGCAACCATTATGACGGATGAGGCAGTAGCAGACCGGGTCTACATTGAACCGATTACCCTTGAATTTGTGAGTCGGATTATCCGCCAAGAACAGCCAGACGGACTACTTGCGACACTTGGTGGCCAAACGGGCTTAAACATGGCGATCGAACTAGATGAAAGTGGAATATTAGAAGAGTACGGAGTGAAGCTTCTCGGCACAAATTTAAAAGCGATTCAACAAGCCGAGGACCGCGATCAATTTCGAACTCTCATGCGTAAACTAGGTGAGCCGGTACCGCCAAGTGATATTGTAAATACTGTTGAAGGAGCGGTTCAGTTCGCTGACAGCATTGGCTACCCAGTAATCGTTCGCCCGGCCTATACATTAGGAGGAACGGGAGGCGGAATTGCAAATAACGAAGAAAAATTAAGAGAAATTACAGCAGCTGGTTTGTCTTACAGTCCTGTAAATCAATGTTTAATTGAAAAGAGTATCGCGGGCTTCAAAGAAGTGGAATACGAAGTGATGCGTGACGCCAATGACCAGGCGATTGTCGTCTGTAATATGGAAAATATTGATCCTGTTGGGATTCATACAGGCGACTCGATCGTTGTTGCACCAAGTCAAACGTTAACAGACCGTGAATACCAGCTTCTTAGAAATTCATCATTAAAAATAATTCGCGCACTAGGAATTGAAGGTGGCTGTAACGTTCAGATGGCGCTTGATCCGATGAGTGAAAACTATTACATCATCGAAGTAAACCCGCGGGTTAGCCGCTCGTCAGCACTAGCTTCAAAAGCGACGGGGTACCCAATTGCGAAACTTTCAGCGAAAATTGCAGCTGGTTTTACGTTAGATGAGTGTGAAAATCCAATTACGAAAACAACATTTGCAAGTTTTGAACCAGCTCTCGACTATGTGGTTACGAAGATTCCTCGCTGGCCATTTGATAAGTTCGACTCAGCTAACCGCTCTTTAGGGACACAAATGAAAGCAACAGGTGAGGTTATGGCAATCGGGCGTACGCTTGAAGAAAGTTTGCTCAAAGCTGTTCGCTCCACAGAAAATGGGATTGACCATCTGATGGTGCCTTATCGCGAGCAGCTTTCCCATGAATGGCTGAGAACAAGATTAGAAAATGCAGATGATGAGCGTCTGTTTTTACTTGCTGAAGCGATTCGCCTTGGCTATTCCACAGACGAACTTCATAAAATGACACGTGTAGATGTGTTTTACTTGGAAACACTCCGCACGATTACCGATATGGAGCAAATGTTGGAACGCTCACCTTTTGACATGGAAACCTTACGAGAAGCAAAAGAATTGGGGTTCTCCGACCAAACAATTGCAAGCTTATGGGGAGTAGAAGAACAAGAGGTCGAACAATATCGAAAAGAGGCGCACATTACACCAGTGTTTAAGATGGTCGACACGTGTGCGGCAGAGTTTGCTTCTTACACTCCTTACTATTATGGAACATACGAGCAAGAAAATGAATCTGAAGTAACGATGAAACCTTCCGTTCTCGTTCTCGGATCAGGTCCGATTCGTATTGGGCAAGGAATCGAATTTGATTATGCGACAGTCCATACTGTACAAGCGATCCAAGAAGCGGGATATGAAGCGATTATCATTAACAACAATCCGGAGACAGTTTCAACGGACTTCAGTATTTCTGACAAACTCTATTTTGAACCACTCACAGTAGAAGATGTGATGAACGTCGTTGATTTAGAGCAGCCAGAAGGCGTCATCGTTCAATTCGGCGGGCAAACGGCAATTAACTTAGCAGATGGACTCGTTCAAAGAGGTGTTAAAGTACTTGGAACGTCGTTAGAAGATATGGACACTGCAGAGGACCGGGACCGCTTTGAGCAGCTTATGCTTGCCCTTGACATTCCTCAACCTGAAGGAAAAACGGCAACATCGGTAAATGAAGCATTAACGATTGCAAAAAATATCGGTTTCCCTGTTCTAGTACGTCCGTCGTATGTTCTAGGCGGCCGGGCAATGGAAATTGTATATCACGAACAAGACCTTCTAAAATATATGGATAGAGCAGTGAAAATCAATGAAAAGCATCCAGTGCTCATTGACCGCTATCTTCAAGGAAAAGAACTTGAAGTAGATGCGATTTCAGACGGAGAGACGGTTGTCATTCCTGGAATTATGGAGCACATCGAACGCGCGGGGGTTCACTCAGGAGATTCGATCGCCGTTTACCCACCGCAACAGCTTTCTGCAAAATTAAAGAAAAAATTAACGGACTACACGATGAGAATAGCGAAAGGGTTAAACATCGTTGGACTTCTAAACATTCAATTCGTTTTATGTGACAACGATATTTATGTGCTCGAAGTGAACCCACGCTCAAGTCGAACGGTACCTTTTTTAAGTAAAATAACAGGTGTGAACATGGCAAACCTTGCGACAAAAGCGATTCTCGGTGAGCAATTAGCTGCACTTGGATTTAAGAGTGGATGTCTGCCGGAAGCTGACCAAGTTTGTGTAAAGGTACCGGTGTTTAGTTTTGCAAAGTTACGCAGTGTAGATATCACACTCGGACCGGAAATGAAATCAACAGGTGAAGTCATGGGTAAAGATGACACATTAGAAAAAGCCCTTTATAAAGGCCTTATCGCATCGGGGATGAAGATTCCAACCTTTGGGTCGGTATTGTTTACTGTCGCGGATAAAGATAAACCCGAGATGATGAACCTTGTGCGTCGCTTCCATAGAATCGGCTACCGGATATTAGCAACTGAAGGAACGGCAGATAAGATTCAAGAAGAACAAATACCAGTCACTGTGATTTCTAAAATTGGCGGCGAAAGTCCAACGCTGCTTGATACTATCCGAGATGGAAAAACGCAATTTGTTATTAATACGCTCACGAAAGGAAAACAGCCAGCGAGAGACGGGTTTAGAATTCGTCGCGAAGCTGTAGAAAATGGCATTGTTTGTCTAACATCCATGGATACAGCAGAAGCGCTCCTTTCCGTTTTAGAAACGATTAGCTTTTCAACAGAAGCGTTAGGAACGAATCGCAAGGAGGCGGTCGTGCAATGA
- a CDS encoding carbamoyl phosphate synthase small subunit yields MNKKRKLVLENGAVFTGKAFGSDDASSGEVVFNTAMTGYQEMMSDPSYCGQILTLTYPLVGNYGINRDDFESITPFIKGLIVKSASVHPSHFRSRFSLDEWLKANRIPGLYGIDTRMLTRMIREHGTMKGMFAEVDEETESVLERLKQIRFPQNQVSQVSTKNRYVNPASGERIVLIDYGAKKGIVKDLISLGFEVIVVPYQTSSNEILALSPDGVMLSNGPGDPQDIPEAVRTVKQLLGQVPIFGICLGHQLLALAGGAKTEKMRFGHRGANHPVKDVRTGKVAITSQNHGYTVSPASIANSDLEITHINVNDQSVEGLRHKQVPAFSVQYHPEASPGPEDAKELFLEFQQMVHAKQTKIEISKKEGIVHA; encoded by the coding sequence ATGAATAAAAAACGTAAATTAGTTTTAGAAAACGGGGCAGTTTTTACTGGTAAGGCGTTTGGAAGTGATGATGCTAGCTCAGGGGAAGTCGTATTTAATACAGCGATGACCGGGTATCAAGAAATGATGTCAGATCCGTCTTATTGCGGTCAAATTTTAACGTTAACCTACCCGCTTGTCGGTAACTATGGAATTAATCGTGATGACTTTGAATCGATTACCCCTTTCATAAAAGGCCTCATTGTAAAATCTGCTTCTGTTCATCCAAGTCATTTTCGCAGCCGCTTTTCCTTAGACGAATGGCTGAAAGCAAATCGTATCCCAGGTCTGTATGGCATTGACACGCGAATGCTCACGAGAATGATTCGTGAACACGGCACGATGAAAGGGATGTTTGCTGAAGTGGATGAGGAAACAGAAAGTGTCCTTGAACGATTAAAACAAATACGTTTCCCGCAAAATCAGGTATCGCAAGTCTCCACGAAAAATCGATACGTGAATCCTGCTTCAGGCGAGAGAATTGTACTCATTGATTATGGTGCGAAAAAAGGGATTGTCAAAGATTTAATTTCATTAGGCTTTGAAGTGATCGTTGTTCCTTATCAAACTTCTTCTAATGAGATTTTAGCGTTAAGCCCTGATGGTGTCATGCTCAGTAATGGTCCGGGAGATCCACAAGATATCCCAGAAGCTGTTAGAACGGTGAAGCAACTACTCGGTCAAGTTCCAATCTTTGGCATATGTCTTGGGCATCAACTTCTCGCACTGGCTGGAGGTGCAAAAACAGAAAAAATGCGGTTTGGTCATCGAGGAGCAAACCATCCGGTCAAGGATGTAAGAACAGGAAAAGTCGCAATTACTTCCCAAAATCATGGCTATACCGTAAGTCCGGCTTCAATAGCTAACTCTGACCTAGAAATTACCCATATTAACGTTAACGACCAATCTGTTGAAGGATTACGTCATAAACAAGTTCCGGCATTTAGTGTTCAATATCATCCTGAAGCATCACCAGGCCCTGAAGACGCGAAGGAATTGTTCTTGGAATTTCAGCAAATGGTCCACGCAAAGCAAACGAAAATCGAAATTTCAAAGAAAGAGGGGATTGTTCATGCCTAA
- a CDS encoding dihydroorotase: MKTLYKHARGLKEDGTFTEMHLLVNEDTGILEKKAAEVSEHWTFDNEVDLGGKLVVPGFVDLHIHLREPGGEAKETIKTGTHAAAKGGFTTVAAMPNTRPVPDSRDHVDLLLEKIQQDALIRVLPYGSITVREAGKALVNMESIADDVLAFTDDGVGVQEAQMMYEAMKRAAKIKKPVVAHCEDNSLIYGGAVHEGTFSQSANIPGIPSICESVHIARDVLLAEAANAHYHVCHVSTKESVRVIRDAKKAGIHVTAEVTPHHLLLSEEAIPGNDANYKMNPPLRGKADRDALVEGLKDGTLDFIATDHAPHTKEEKELPMEEAPFGIIGLELAFPLLYTKLVETGEFTLKEIIDWLTAKPSDAFSLPYGLLEAGNSADFTVLDLKEEKVVRPEDIVSKGKNTPFYKESLKGWPKMTVYSGKQVWTEDAK; this comes from the coding sequence ATGAAAACACTTTATAAGCACGCAAGAGGACTAAAAGAAGACGGGACGTTTACAGAAATGCACCTGCTTGTTAATGAAGATACAGGAATTCTAGAAAAAAAAGCAGCAGAGGTAAGTGAGCATTGGACATTCGACAACGAAGTAGATCTAGGTGGAAAACTTGTTGTACCAGGTTTCGTTGACTTGCACATTCACCTTCGTGAACCAGGCGGGGAAGCTAAAGAGACGATTAAAACAGGGACACACGCCGCAGCTAAAGGTGGATTCACAACAGTAGCAGCGATGCCGAATACTCGTCCAGTTCCTGATTCTAGAGACCATGTCGATCTTCTACTTGAAAAAATTCAACAAGACGCGCTCATCCGTGTTCTGCCGTACGGATCGATTACAGTACGTGAAGCTGGTAAAGCACTCGTAAACATGGAATCCATCGCTGATGACGTCCTTGCTTTTACTGATGACGGAGTCGGTGTTCAAGAAGCGCAAATGATGTATGAGGCCATGAAAAGAGCCGCTAAAATCAAGAAACCGGTGGTGGCTCACTGTGAAGACAATTCATTAATCTACGGTGGCGCTGTTCACGAAGGGACATTCTCGCAATCGGCGAATATCCCCGGCATCCCTTCAATCTGTGAATCTGTTCATATCGCAAGAGACGTTCTCCTCGCTGAAGCAGCAAACGCTCACTATCACGTTTGCCACGTCAGTACGAAAGAATCTGTCAGAGTCATACGCGATGCAAAAAAAGCAGGCATTCATGTAACGGCGGAAGTTACGCCTCATCATCTCCTTTTAAGTGAAGAAGCCATTCCAGGGAACGATGCAAATTACAAAATGAATCCGCCGCTACGTGGAAAAGCCGATCGTGACGCGTTGGTTGAAGGGTTAAAAGACGGCACACTCGATTTTATTGCAACTGACCACGCCCCCCATACAAAAGAAGAAAAAGAGCTACCAATGGAGGAGGCACCATTTGGAATCATCGGATTAGAGCTTGCTTTCCCATTACTCTATACAAAACTCGTTGAAACCGGCGAATTCACGTTAAAAGAAATCATCGACTGGCTTACTGCTAAGCCTTCTGACGCTTTTTCGTTACCATATGGCCTTCTAGAGGCAGGAAATTCAGCTGATTTCACCGTTCTCGATTTAAAAGAAGAAAAAGTCGTTCGACCTGAAGATATCGTGTCAAAAGGAAAGAATACCCCTTTCTACAAAGAATCATTAAAAGGCTGGCCGAAAATGACGGTATATAGTGGAAAACAAGTATGGACGGAGGATGCAAAATGA
- a CDS encoding aspartate carbamoyltransferase catalytic subunit produces the protein MFQLRTMEDLTLSECDELLKDAQQFLNGKQPIREPKKTVANLFFEPSTRTKCSFEMAQHELGLKVLSFNVDSSSVQKGESLYDTVKTLEAIGCDTVVIRHPEQAYYKQLENMNLSIINAGDGAGDHPTQSLLDLLTIQQEFLVFQGLNVVICGDVRHSRVARTNATMLRKMGANVYFSGPDKWLNEEITNGNVVNLDDAVKFADVVMLLRIQLERHDHNSTWSKDEYHQRFGITKARERRMKSDAIIMHPAPFNRGVEIADDVVECERSRIFKQVTNGVAVRKAVLMRALSLKEDKVYENTL, from the coding sequence TTGTTTCAATTGCGAACAATGGAGGACCTGACTTTATCTGAATGTGATGAATTACTCAAGGATGCACAACAGTTCTTAAACGGAAAACAACCGATAAGGGAGCCAAAAAAAACAGTGGCCAATCTCTTTTTTGAACCGAGTACGCGGACAAAATGCAGCTTTGAGATGGCACAGCACGAATTAGGGCTAAAAGTTTTATCTTTTAACGTAGATTCCTCAAGCGTGCAAAAAGGAGAAAGTCTGTATGACACGGTGAAAACCTTAGAAGCGATTGGTTGTGATACTGTCGTCATTCGGCACCCAGAACAAGCTTATTATAAGCAACTTGAAAACATGAATTTATCAATCATTAACGCAGGTGATGGTGCAGGGGATCATCCGACACAGTCTTTACTCGATTTACTAACGATCCAACAGGAGTTTTTAGTTTTCCAAGGACTGAATGTCGTTATCTGTGGAGATGTTCGCCATAGTCGTGTAGCAAGAACGAACGCTACCATGTTAAGAAAAATGGGCGCTAACGTTTACTTCTCGGGACCCGATAAGTGGCTGAATGAAGAAATAACAAACGGAAACGTTGTTAATCTTGATGACGCAGTAAAATTCGCTGATGTTGTCATGTTGTTACGAATCCAGCTCGAACGTCACGATCACAATTCCACATGGTCAAAAGACGAATATCATCAACGTTTCGGGATAACTAAAGCGCGCGAAAGACGAATGAAATCTGATGCGATTATTATGCATCCAGCCCCTTTTAACCGAGGAGTGGAAATTGCAGACGATGTCGTTGAGTGTGAACGATCGCGAATATTTAAACAAGTAACCAATGGTGTAGCGGTAAGAAAAGCCGTACTCATGAGGGCATTATCACTAAAGGAGGATAAGGTTTATGAAAACACTTTATAA